The nucleotide window CTGCCCCAGATATTGGAGGTAGTGATCCTCAGCTCCAACGGAGTTGCGGTTTCCCAAAACAAAACCGTGTTCCGTTGAATCCACGTCAGGAACGGTAAAAATTTCTTTTATTCCAATGAGCTTTCAAGATGAGGCGAAGGCGCGCAGGATTTTGGGCGGCTGGCGAGACGCGAGCGAGGCGCATACCCGCAGCGGTCTGCAACGAGCGAGCAACGAAGCCAGCAGCTCAAAAGACCAGCGAATTAGTCTCATCTTGATAACGATTTGGAATTAGCTGGCAGATTTGCCGGGAGCAAGGTATTGTTACTGCATGATAGCGGAAGAAGTTAAAGCACTGCCGATTGACCGAAAGCTTCAGATCATGGAGGCTATCTGGGAGGATTTCCGGGACCGCTTTGACCGGTTGGACGTACCCCAGCAGCAAAAAGACCTTTTGGATCGCCGTCGCGCACGGGTGCGAGCGGGCGTGGCACAACTCCTGGACTGGGATTCGGTAAAAGGAACCATCGGCAGGCCATGAATCGGGTGCGGATTTCAGAAGACGCACTTCAGGATCTAAACGATGGATTCCTGTTTTACGAAGCGCGGGCGGCTGGACTCGGTGAATAATTTGCGGCTTGTCTTCGCGCGGACATTGAGGGGTTGAAAGTTTCAGCGGGCATTCACCGGGTTGTCTATCTCGACTACCATCGCCTCCTAAGCAAAGTTTTCCCGTATGGCATTTACTACACCACCGAGGACGAATATGCTGTGGTGTGGGCAGTGATTGATCTGCGAAGAGATCCCGTGTGGATACGGGAAAAATTGAAGTAAGGGGGAGGCTGAATGGTTGAATTGGGAACCGAACTCCGAAGTGATCCTCGGTTGTCCTCCAGTTTATCGCTCCACCACCCTCTCCGGCGGCGACCTCCGCCACAACCCCGAAATCAAACGCGCGTATTTTTGGAAATAGTGAGTTGGCCTACAAGTGGTACCACCTTTTTTCTTTTCTCTGCCCACCAATTTCCTGTAGCATCTGGATATGCCAGCTCCGATTGGTGACGCAAATTTTGCACCCGGCCAAAAGGTCGGGGCGGGACGCTTTACCTTGGTCAAGCAACTGGGGCAGGGCGGCATGGGCGTGGTGTGGCTGGCCGAGGATGCGGAATTGCTGCGTTCCGTCGCGCTCAAGTTTGTCTCCCCACTCTTGCAGGCGGACCTGGATGCCATGGAAGGGTTGAAGCGCGAGACCGCCCGCGCCCTGATGCTCACCCACGACAACATCATTCGCATTTATGATTTCCACCGCAATACCGGGGAACTGCCGTTCATCTCCATGGAATATGTGGCGGGCAAGAGCCTGGTGGAATTGCGTTACGAACAGCCGGGCGAGGTGTTCACCTGGGAAGTCCTGCGCCCGTGGGTGCAACAGCTCTGCCAGGCGTTGGAATACGCGCACGGCAAGGGCGTCATCCATCGGGACCTCAAGCCGGGCAACCTGATGGTGGACCAGTCCGGGACATTGAAGCTGGCGGATTTCGGGATTGCGGCGGTGATTCATAACTCCATGAGCCGGGTATCGGTACAGCACGCGTCGAGCGGCACCCCGGCGTACATGAGCCCGCAGCAGGTGGAGGGTGAACGCCCCAAGGTGGGTGATGACATTTATGCATTGGGAGCAACGTTGTACCATCTGTTCTGCGGAGAACTGGTCTTTGATGGTCCGGCACTGTTGCACTTGGTCAAGAATTCGCCTCCACAACCTTTGCCCGCAAGGCTGGCGGAATTGGGCATTGCCAATACGCTGCCTCCGCAAGTAGTCGAGACGGTGATGGCCTGTCTGGGCAAGAAACCTGAGGAACGGCCCGTCAGCATCAAGGCGGTTTGGGAACGGGTGGAAAGTGGCATGGGCGTTCCGCCCGTAAGTGTGCCCGCTGCTATACCGCTCAAAACTACGTCCTTGTCGGTCACCATTCCTGTTGAAACGGGTGAAGGGGAAGTCTTGCCTGCAACTGTGGCAGCCTTGCAAGCTGAGGTAATCCCCGTCACGATTCCGGTGAAGCAAATACAAGCCATCCCTGCCACTAAACCGGCGATGCACCTGGAACTGCCGTCCACCATTGCGGCGCGCCCGACGGAACGTCCAGAGGTAATCAAGCGCCGGTGGATCTTGGCGGTTGTGGTGCTGGTGGCCTTGTTGGCGGTGGGGGGATGGTATTGGGGAATGTATTTACCAATCCAACGCAAGACGATTGCAGACTCAAATCAACTCAGCCTGCGACTGGCGAGAGACCAGCACTTGCGAGTAAAACTGACCAGCTTCCCTGACGGTGCAGAAATGATATTGAATCCGAAAAATGAACAGGGCATACCGATTACTCAAATTACCAACCGAAATCAGATCACATACAACGCCAGAGTGTATCATCGTAAATTTGACCTGAGTGAACTGGAAGAGCCAGGTGCGGTCACAAACCAGCAGTCGGGGGTGGTGGAAATGTTCTATAAATTCAAATGCGGGGTGGCGGATTTGAATAGTTCTCCAACGGGGGCAGTGGTTTATTGTGGCAACCGAAAGATTGAAACCCCAACGCAATGGTGGTTCAAACCCGGGCCTTTGGAATTAGCCATGGTGTTGGGAGGTAAAACCAATCTTATCAAAACCTATATTGTTCCTGATCAATCCACAAACATTACCGGCATCTTTGCCGCCACTCCGGAAATGTCCCCT belongs to Verrucomicrobiota bacterium and includes:
- a CDS encoding addiction module protein; this encodes MIAEEVKALPIDRKLQIMEAIWEDFRDRFDRLDVPQQQKDLLDRRRARVRAGVAQLLDWDSVKGTIGRP
- a CDS encoding protein kinase, encoding MPAPIGDANFAPGQKVGAGRFTLVKQLGQGGMGVVWLAEDAELLRSVALKFVSPLLQADLDAMEGLKRETARALMLTHDNIIRIYDFHRNTGELPFISMEYVAGKSLVELRYEQPGEVFTWEVLRPWVQQLCQALEYAHGKGVIHRDLKPGNLMVDQSGTLKLADFGIAAVIHNSMSRVSVQHASSGTPAYMSPQQVEGERPKVGDDIYALGATLYHLFCGELVFDGPALLHLVKNSPPQPLPARLAELGIANTLPPQVVETVMACLGKKPEERPVSIKAVWERVESGMGVPPVSVPAAIPLKTTSLSVTIPVETGEGEVLPATVAALQAEVIPVTIPVKQIQAIPATKPAMHLELPSTIAARPTERPEVIKRRWILAVVVLVALLAVGGWYWGMYLPIQRKTIADSNQLSLRLARDQHLRVKLTSFPDGAEMILNPKNEQGIPITQITNRNQITYNARVYHRKFDLSELEEPGAVTNQQSGVVEMFYKFKCGVADLNSSPTGAVVYCGNRKIETPTQWWFKPGPLELAMVLGGKTNLIKTYIVPDQSTNITGIFAATPEMSPGVVVSAGGYNKAETFTNTIGMVLSWVPNLLGTKGAYVGRYEVSHSEFFQVTSRDPSVVNQSQLTMWSPDLPVDSVNVKEALEFCRKLTEKERGKTLPDNAEYTLPTLAQWRVFSDLFGAGMDQLRDDNAYAHVGWPLRYSSGKTNKFGLTFTMGNVKEWCKSEGASGTSWYLAGGCYTNAAAFNVKKLVGGIMNASADPVGPDTKSTVGGFRCVLIEK